The Brevibacterium atlanticum genome segment CAGAGTTCTGGGGACAGCCAGACGGACATTGAAGAAGGCGACGCGTACCTCAGCACGAACTCCCGCCTCCGGACCGGTGAACTCTGCCGGACTGGCTTCGCTCGACCTCGTTCAGGCCCAGAACCTGCTCCACATCGACCTCACACCAGCCTCACCCGTCGTCCCGAGCGGACTGTGGGTGGAGCATGACGAGGATCTGCACCGCATCGGCTCGCTAGAGGAGGTGGACTCCGACGCCAACGATAGCGGTGGCGCGGCCGTTCGAACGGCGACCATCGACCTCGATTCACTCATTGAGAACCTGTCCGACTGGACTTCGCCTCCACCGCCAAGTGCCGATGGTGATGAGACCGCCGGATTCGTCCTGCGGCTCTACGTCGAATATGCCGACTTCGACATGGACGAGATGCCGAGTTCCGCGCTCGAGGCCTCATACGACGGCACGACTGTCGCTTTGGTCCGGCTCGGACGAGCCACAAGCACTCGCACTGAGAATCTCGCCTACCGCCGAGTCGGTTACCGCGATTGCTATCCGCTGGTCAACCGCAATGGTCACATCGCCATCGAGGTGGATCGTCCTCACCGCCCCTTTGCCGACGTTCGGAATGAGGGGCTGACGATCCGTGACGGCAGGCTTGAAATCGAGGGCCGGGTCATCGCACGGGGAACCGAATACTCAGACGCAACACTCGTCGTGGTGGGCCGAACCTCGGGATTCCGTGCCGCTGCCGACGTCGAACTCGCTCCCAATGACGAGCTGTCGGAACGACGCTTTGGACTCAACTACTACAGGTTCTCCGCAGCTCTCGACTTCAACGACCTCGTCGACGAGATCAGCGACGACAATGCCGACCTGTACCTCGACCTCGACCCGGTCCTCGGCGATGAGCCCAAGCGCGCCCGAATCGGGAAGAGCCGTTATCTGGTCCGCTTCGGCACCACCGGCAGCACAGTATCCTCCGGCGACAAGACCGTTTCCATCATTCCGTACTACACGTTCAAGGCGAAGTATCCGTCACTCCACCTCGAGACTTTCAACGCCTCTGCCTTTGACTATATGCATCGCCTGGTGGCAAACCGGCGGTCCTGGAATCCTCCGAAGTCGTCTGATCGCAAACCCGTCTGGCTGATCGGCGAACTACCGTATAAGGCGCAGGACAACGGGCTCCAGTTCTTCCGATACATGAGAGATGAACATCCCGAAGTCGATGCCTACTATGTCATCGAGCCGGACTCCCCCGAACGAGTCAATCTCGACGGCTACGACAACGTCATCGACTTCCGTTCACATGACCATATCCAAGTGGCGCTTGCCGCAGACAAGATCATCGGGACCCACCACCCCGACTTCCTCTACCCGACGAGGGAGCCACAATTCGAGAGAGCGCTGCGGGCCGATAAGGTCTTTCTGCAGCACGGAGTCACCGCCGCCAAGTGGATGGTGCCCAACTACGGACGATACGTTCGTGGGTTCGACGTCGATCTCATCACCGTCTGCTCCGAACGAGAGAAGGAATTCTTCGTCAAGGACTTCGGCTATGCCCCTGAGCAGGTCGCAGTGACCGGCTTTGCCCGGTTCGATGCACTATTGGCAGACGACGTCGACGTCAATCCCGGCCAGCTGATGATCATGCCGACCTGGCGTCCGTGGCTGCAGGACCCAGAGCGTTTCGTCGAGTCCGACTATTTTCAGAGATGGAAGTCCCTGCTCACCGGTGACCGATTGCGCGCCCTGGTCGAAAAGTACGATCTCACACCGATCTTCTGTCTGCACCCGAACATGCAGCAATTCAGTTCGCACTTCGATGGCCTCGGCATCCGAGTCGTCGTCCAAGGCGAGATCGACGTCCAGCTGTTGCTCAAACAGAGCTCTATGCTCGTCACCGACTATTCGAGCGTCGCATTCGACTTCGCATTCCTTCACAAACCCGTCGTCTATTACCAATTCGACGACCACCGCTTCGCCCAACCGCATGCGGACCCGGTGGCAGAATTCCCCGGACCTGTTGTCGCCGAAGAGGCTCGGGTCCTCGACGCGGTCGAGAGTGCGTATGAGTCTGGTGGGGCAATGGCTCCCGATTTCCGCAGGCGCGCCGACAGGTTCTTGGCTCACAGAGACACCTCCAGCCGAGAGCGCATCTTCGAAGCGATTCAGAACTCGACGAAACCTACCGTCACCATGGCCGATCGGCTCCAAAGCGAAACGGCACAGTCGGTCTACCGGGTCGCGCGGAGAAACAGGTACTACCTGCCGGTGATGAAGCGACTCTACAAGCTGATGCGTCTGGCTCCGCTCGATGAGCAGACGATCGTCTTCGAGGCCGGGCAGGGGAAGCAGTACGCCGACAGTCCTCGGGCAATCCACGAGGAACTCATCCGACAGGGCGACACCCGACGAAAGGTGTGGATCTACCATAAGCGACTTCCCGTGACCGACCAGCACACAACGGTGGTCAAGCGTCACTCCCCCGCCTTCTTCTGGCATCTCGCGACGGCGAAGTACTGGATCAACAACCACAACTTCCCCAACTACATTCACCGCAGGGATCAGGGCGTGTACATCCAGACCTGGCATGGGACACCGCTGAAGCGGATGTTCCTCGACCAGGACAATTTCTACGGCCGCGATCCCGGGTATGTCGACCGTGTCAAAGAAGCATCGGCACAGTGGAATGCCTTGGTGTCTCCGTCGCCCTACGCCACAAAGGCAATGCGATCGTCCTATGGATACACTGGCGAGGTCTATGAGCTGGGGTACCCGAGAAACGATATCTTGAGAGGTCCGGACACGGTTGACATCAGGGCCGGCGTCCGCAGGCGTCTCTCAATACCCCGAGAGCGCACCGTCGTACTCTATGCGCCGACCTTCCGCGATGACCGGCCCACAACCCGAGGCCGCTTCGCATTCCAGTGGCCCTTCGATCCGCAGGACTTCGTGGAACGATTCGGCGACGACGTCACCCTCCTCGTTCGCACCCACTTCCTCATCAATACGAAGCTCGAAATACCGGAGGAGCTGAAGGCCCACATCATCGATGTCAGCGGATTCCCCGACATCAATGAGCTCTTCCTGGTCAGCGACATGCTGGTCACCGACTACTCCTCGTCGTTCTTCGACTATTCGGTCCTCGAGCGTCCCATCATCTTCTTTGCCTATGATCTCGAGAACTACCGGGACAACCTGCGCGGTTTCTATCTCGACTACGAAACGGAGCTGCCTGGACCGGTGGCCAAAACATCGGCAGCGCTGTTCGCCGAAATCGACAGAGCATCCTCGGTGACGGAAGAGGACAGAGAACGACTGCGATCGTTTGCGAAACAGTACGCCCCCAATGATGACGGACACGCGGCAGCGCGAGTCATCGATCAACTTCTGTAGGACCGCGGGCAACGGCCCGGGCACGATGTGGAGGAACGATGTTCTCACGGCGTAAGAAGTACCTGCCCGAGGCGACTGTCTACGGACTCATCGGCGGAATCCCGAAGACGTTCGGCGGCAGAACCGGTGTGTGTCTGCAGAGAGCTGATGCATTCGCAGAACTCGACGGTCGGCACGTCGAGATCCTGACGCTCTCCCCACGGAATGATGACCCGGAGGCTCTGACCGCTCGGCTGCGTGGCGAAGGGAGGATCGGCAAGAAGGTCACTATTCGCAGTGTGTGGGCCGACCTGAGGCGAGCCTCCCCACACGACTTGGCGCAGATCGCGTCTCACTCGACGGAGTCAATCACCATCGATCCCGCCACGCTTCCCGACTTCGACGGAAAGCCAGAGATCAAGGAACTGGACGATTCGGGGAAGACCTTGCGTTCCGATCGGTTTCGAGAAGACGGCTCACGGTTCTTCAGCTACCGCCTCGGCAGCGAAAACGAGGCGAAGAGTGTCGCTATCTTCGACGCTCGCGGTCGAGCTATCGCCCAATGGAACGAGCAGCACGAACTCTATTTCGCATGGTTCGACTGGCTCATCGGCTCGGAGCAGGCGATCATCATCAACGACGGCCCGCCGCTGGCTCGGTATCTGCACAAGTACCAGAGGGAGAACGTCGTCCTGGTGCAGACTATCCACAGTAAGCATTCCGCTGACCCGACCAAGCGCTCCGAGAGGCTGGGATGGACGTATACGCCCGCGCTGAAGAATGTCGATCGCTTCGATCTCTTTGCCGTACTCACTCAGTCACAGCACTCTGACCTCACCGATCTGAACTTTGTCGTGGACAATGCGGCCGTTCTTCCGAACATGACCGCTGCGACACCGATGCGCCGCATCAAGCCACGGACACCGGGCACGGGCGTGATGCTTGCGCGGACCACGTTCCTCAAACGCATCGACCACGCCATCACCGCTGTGCACAGAGCGAGACAGTCGGGCACGGACGCTACCCTCGATATCTACGGAGTAGCGGATGAAGCGCAGGAGTCATTGGAGGCGCTCGTCGAGGATTTGGACACCAACGGCGCCATTGCGCTCAGGGGGTTCGACCCGCGTGCCAAGCAGAAGTTCGAGAAGGCATCGTTCACACTGCTCACCAGCGAATACGAGGGCCAACCGTTGGTCCTTCTGGAGAGCATGGCTGCCGGGTGCATTCCCATCTCCTACAACATCAAGTACGGTCCCGCAGACATCATCACCGATGGCGTTGACGGGTTCCTCGTGCCCGACGGTGATATCGATGCCATGGCCCGCCGAATCAAAGACATCCATACCATGGACGATCAGAAACTGATGCAGATGAGGCAGGCCGCGATTCGGCGCGTCAGTGACTTCTCTCCGGAAAAGATCACCCAACTGTGGGGTGCGGCTCTGACTCGTGCAGTGGCGAACAAGCAACGTCCGGCCGAAATCGACGGGAATGCGCGCCTGTCAAGTATCAGCGTCACAGGCAGAGTGTTATCTCTCCAGGTCATTCTCATTGGAGACGCTCTGTACAGTCCGGACTGGGCTCTGCTGACATGGACTGAACGAAAGGGCGGACGATTCGGTCGATTGCCTGCCCGACTTGAGCAGATCAACGGCGAGACCCACGTCGTCACCACGGCACACGCGGATGACTTCGCGGCAGTCGATCATGGTCACATCGATTTCTGGGTCGATCTCAGAGTCGCTGGCCATCCTTGCAGACTCCGCATCAAGGGAGCCGACGACGTCGAGCCTCATCGGTTGGGACATTTGGAGTTGTACCCAACAAGATTCGGGAGCCTCAGCATTCGGTTCCCCACGGTCTCTCAAGAA includes the following:
- a CDS encoding CDP-glycerol glycerophosphotransferase family protein, encoding MELRNLFARSAIRVLGTARRTLKKATRTSARTPASGPVNSAGLASLDLVQAQNLLHIDLTPASPVVPSGLWVEHDEDLHRIGSLEEVDSDANDSGGAAVRTATIDLDSLIENLSDWTSPPPPSADGDETAGFVLRLYVEYADFDMDEMPSSALEASYDGTTVALVRLGRATSTRTENLAYRRVGYRDCYPLVNRNGHIAIEVDRPHRPFADVRNEGLTIRDGRLEIEGRVIARGTEYSDATLVVVGRTSGFRAAADVELAPNDELSERRFGLNYYRFSAALDFNDLVDEISDDNADLYLDLDPVLGDEPKRARIGKSRYLVRFGTTGSTVSSGDKTVSIIPYYTFKAKYPSLHLETFNASAFDYMHRLVANRRSWNPPKSSDRKPVWLIGELPYKAQDNGLQFFRYMRDEHPEVDAYYVIEPDSPERVNLDGYDNVIDFRSHDHIQVALAADKIIGTHHPDFLYPTREPQFERALRADKVFLQHGVTAAKWMVPNYGRYVRGFDVDLITVCSEREKEFFVKDFGYAPEQVAVTGFARFDALLADDVDVNPGQLMIMPTWRPWLQDPERFVESDYFQRWKSLLTGDRLRALVEKYDLTPIFCLHPNMQQFSSHFDGLGIRVVVQGEIDVQLLLKQSSMLVTDYSSVAFDFAFLHKPVVYYQFDDHRFAQPHADPVAEFPGPVVAEEARVLDAVESAYESGGAMAPDFRRRADRFLAHRDTSSRERIFEAIQNSTKPTVTMADRLQSETAQSVYRVARRNRYYLPVMKRLYKLMRLAPLDEQTIVFEAGQGKQYADSPRAIHEELIRQGDTRRKVWIYHKRLPVTDQHTTVVKRHSPAFFWHLATAKYWINNHNFPNYIHRRDQGVYIQTWHGTPLKRMFLDQDNFYGRDPGYVDRVKEASAQWNALVSPSPYATKAMRSSYGYTGEVYELGYPRNDILRGPDTVDIRAGVRRRLSIPRERTVVLYAPTFRDDRPTTRGRFAFQWPFDPQDFVERFGDDVTLLVRTHFLINTKLEIPEELKAHIIDVSGFPDINELFLVSDMLVTDYSSSFFDYSVLERPIIFFAYDLENYRDNLRGFYLDYETELPGPVAKTSAALFAEIDRASSVTEEDRERLRSFAKQYAPNDDGHAAARVIDQLL
- a CDS encoding glycosyltransferase, translated to MAQIASHSTESITIDPATLPDFDGKPEIKELDDSGKTLRSDRFREDGSRFFSYRLGSENEAKSVAIFDARGRAIAQWNEQHELYFAWFDWLIGSEQAIIINDGPPLARYLHKYQRENVVLVQTIHSKHSADPTKRSERLGWTYTPALKNVDRFDLFAVLTQSQHSDLTDLNFVVDNAAVLPNMTAATPMRRIKPRTPGTGVMLARTTFLKRIDHAITAVHRARQSGTDATLDIYGVADEAQESLEALVEDLDTNGAIALRGFDPRAKQKFEKASFTLLTSEYEGQPLVLLESMAAGCIPISYNIKYGPADIITDGVDGFLVPDGDIDAMARRIKDIHTMDDQKLMQMRQAAIRRVSDFSPEKITQLWGAALTRAVANKQRPAEIDGNARLSSISVTGRVLSLQVILIGDALYSPDWALLTWTERKGGRFGRLPARLEQINGETHVVTTAHADDFAAVDHGHIDFWVDLRVAGHPCRLRIKGADDVEPHRLGHLELYPTRFGSLSIRFPTVSQEGEK